ACAATCCATAATGATTTTCagaatttgttgtttcatcatatttttctttttgcgccttgcaaattttttccttgtattattattaacttTTTTACGAATTTAACGAATCTTATAGAAACtaaccaaatttttttttttacaataggaattttttcaatcacAAATTGGTGGTGTGCAAACTGTGGCCTTGAGTTATAATGAAAAAGGTCAATTCAAAGGTTTTGCTActattgttttcaaatccaGTAAATTTGCAACTGCTGCAGTTGATAAATACAATGGTGCTTCCATTGATGGAGGTGCTGCCAAATTAAGATTagaattaattattgataCTAGTAAGAAACCATTGGCTGCCAGAATTGCTCCAAATGCAAAGGCTGCTGCCGCTGCTAAAACCGCTGGTGGTAAGAAGATTGCTGCTGCTAAAAATGCTCTTAATAAAAAGAAGGCTGGTCCTggcaacaaaaacaacaataagcaaaagaaaccaaaacaaaagaagaagactattgaagaattagacCAAGAAATGGCTGATTATTTCGAAAATTAGATCAAGCACTTACCAAGATAAGGGATATTTagtgtatgtgtgtgtgtgtctGTGTGTCTCTGTGATTTCTCCGATTTACTATGTTTTACCatgtattatttttgttttttttttgtttattgaaAAGTGTTATTCTGAAGCTCAAGTAGGTATTAAGTTCCATAGTATTGAAtgtaattattattaaagtTGTTAATGTTCGttgtttctttctcttttttttttgttttgtatcTAATTGATACAGCCGCTCTATGAGGCGGATGATGGTGTATAATGATGCAAATGTCAAAGTCTGACTCATTTTTAAGTTATTTGGTATAACTTTTCGGGTTTCATGCTTGTGCTTTgagtatttgaaaataaaaaagacaTATAATACTCGGATCATCCACAGTATAAGTCAATCAATATGAAGACAATAGGGAAAGAAACAATTGGAGATACACAACGAGAGTTGAGAGATTTAAAGATATATTTAGTCGTGTGCTGTTGGTCAATGATGAAACACAAATgtcaaataaatataaaataagAAATGAAGCAAAAACGGATCTGACAATTGAGATggattaattattattgtttctCCAATAAGGCTATAATAGTATTGAGTTATCCAAGAGAGTAGTGAGTTGTTGATTATAGAAGTTTACTCTGTACTATAAGTTATTTTACTGTGATATACGTGAAATATAacattctttttcatcatgGTAAGGAATTTATGTTCTTTGTAACactaaattgaaaagaagaattttttattttttttttcaagacAATTTTGTTAAACAATACACGCACTAACACTTAAACACACGCCCATAGTTTATTAACAAAGAAAACCAACagaaaaatagaaaatgaaaataaaaaataaaaattaaaaactaaaattcTCTATTGTACATAAAAACGTATACCTtcataatatatatatgcaATCTATATacgattttttttttctttcctttcttctttttgaataagacgtgattgaaattttttttttttttttttttttattttcccAACTGTGAATGGTAACTTTGGCTTTGATATTACAAGCTTTTATTACATATAGTAACAACCAAAAAGTATGCCAAACATTGAATATATTGTGACTGCAGAATTTCATATTGACAAGGGACCATCAATTGTTCATCAATTCCCCAATCAATTGCCAGGTATGGacaatttatattttttacCGGAATTGATGTTACCTGACCAAATACATAAACGTAATGAAGATTATACATTGTTTCTATTGCATCGAAACACGACCAATGGGgaatttcaatatcttttcAATAAGAGTACATGTGAAGACAATCcatattatttatataccATAGTTGATAATCGTAAAAACGATGAATTTAAACGTGGTGCCAGTATCAAATCGTTATCAATAATTACCAAATTATCATAtttcaagaatttcaaacccttgttgttgatttgtttagatttatatttcaaaaataatgatgttAAATATTTAGAAGAATTATATCGAGTG
The sequence above is a segment of the Candida albicans SC5314 chromosome 3, complete sequence genome. Coding sequences within it:
- a CDS encoding RNA-binding protein (RNA binding protein required for export of poly(A)+ mRNA from the nucleus; Spider biofilm repressed), producing MSASLDKSLDDIISSNKKTFKSKRPGAKFGAKGGNRVGKKIGGTNNNKKPIAKFNKPAAAVAAAVPAIDLSYATKVNVSGLPKDLKHDNIKEFFQSQIGGVQTVALSYNEKGQFKGFATIVFKSSKFATAAVDKYNGASIDGGAAKLRLELIIDTSKKPLAARIAPNAKAAAAAKTAGGKKIAAAKNALNKKKAGPGNKNNNKQKKPKQKKKTIEELDQEMADYFEN